Genomic DNA from Salinibacter pepae:
GGATGAGGTGGGCACCATCGAGGCCGGCAAGCGGGCCAACCTCTTCGTCGCCGACGGCGACCCGCTTCAGCCCGCCACCGACGTGCAGCACCTCTTCATCGACGGGTACAAGCTGCCGCTCGAAAACCGGGCCACGAAGCTGTACGACGAGTTCCTGAACCGGAACCCGGGACTGACGAAGTAGCGGCCGCCGTTCGGGGCGGAGGGTCAACTCGTTCAGCACGTCGAGCTAGGTACGGCCGGGGGGTCGGACGGCCCCCAGGATGTACATCGAGGCCCCCGGGGCGCACGGGCCGAGTCGCTCGTCAGTGCGTTATCCAATTTCGAGCATCCGCTCCACCGCCTCTAGGGCCCCGAGGCGCACCTCCTCCTCGATCTCGATCTGGTACTGGTTGTTCGCCAGATTGCGGTAGGTGTCCGCCAGGGTGATCTGGTTCATGTGCGGGCACCGCTGCCAGCACATCCGCAGCAGGTTCTTGTCCGGGTTGGCGCCCATGATGTTGTCGCCCATCGAGCACTCCGTGAGCAGGAGGTAGCTCTCCGCGTCCGTGTTCTCGACATAGTCGATCATGGACGAGGTGCTGCCGGAGTGGTCGGCCTCCTCCACGACCTCCGGGCTGCACTCGGGGTGGGCCAGCACCACGGTGTCGGGGTGCTCCTCGCGGGCCTGCTGCACGTCCTCCACCTGAAACATCTCGTGGACCACGCAGCGCCCCTCCCACCCGATCAGGTCGGCGTCGGCGGCCTCGGCCGGGGCCCCGTCGCCGCCCGTGGGCGCGCCGTCGCCCCCCACGTCCTTCCGCTCGCGCTTCTGGGGGAAGAGCACGTCCGTTCCGGTCTCCTGGGCCACGTTCTGGGCCAGGAACTCGTCCGGGATAAAGATGACGGTGTCCGAGTCGAGCGATTCCACGACCTGCGCCGCGTTGCTGGAGGTGCAGCAGATGTCGCTCTCGGCCTTCACGTCGGCGTAGGTGTTGACGTACGTCACGACCGGAAGCCCGGGGTAGCGCTCGCGCAGGCGCCGCACGTCCTCCGCCGTGATGCTCTCGGCCAGCGAACAGCCCGCCTCCTCCGCGGGCAGAAGCACCGTTTTGTTCGGGTTCACAATCTTGGCCGTCTCGGCCATGAAGCGCACGCCGCAGAACACGATCGTGTCCGCCTCCGCCTCGGCGGCGCGCCGGCTCAGCTCCAGCGACGAGCCGGTGTAGTCCGGGATCGTGTGGAAGAGGGCCGGCTCCATGTAGTTGTGGCCCAGGATCACCGCGTTCTGCTCCTGTTTGAGCGCGTTGATCTCGGCGGCCATCTCGGCCTTGTGGCGGAGCTCCTGGTCGCTGGGCCGATCTTCAAGGCGCTCCTCGAGAATGTCGTAGAGCGCGTCGGGGTCGGTCAGGGTGGCAGCGTCGTTCATCATGGCAGTAGGCTACGTGTGTCGGGGAGGGATCGGGATGCGGCGGCAGGACCGTCTCAGTGGATCCGCATGCTAAGGTCAAGCGTCTCGGGCGAATGTGTGAGCGCCCCCACGGAGATGGCGTCGACGCCCGTTTCGGCGATGGTCGAGACCGTATCGAGCGTCACCCCGCCGGAGGCCTCCAGGGGCACGCGCCCGTCGGTGCGGGCCACCGCCTGGCGGAGCGTTTCGGGCGGCATGTTGTCGAGCAGGATGGAGTCGGGCCCGAGGGCAAGGGCCTCCTCCAGCTCGTCGAGGGTCTTCACCTCCACCTCGATCGGATAGTCGTCGCCATGCGTGTCGCGGGCGCGGCGTACCGCGTTGGCAATTCCGCCGGCCCCGTCGATGTGGTTGTCCTTGATGAGGACCCTGTCGTAGAGCCCCATGCGGTGGTTGCGGCCGCCCCCGTGCCGCACCGCGTACTTGTCGGGGCGACGGTGCCCCGGAAGGGTCTTTCGGGTGTCGAGGATGTCCGCCTCGGTGTGCGAGACGGCGTCGACGAAGCGACGGGTGAGGGTCGCGATGCCGGACAGGCGGCCGGCGAAGTTGATCGCCGGGCGCTCGGCGGTGAGGAGCGCCCGCCCGGGCCCCTCCACGGTGGCGAGGAGCTGTCCGGCCTCGACCCGGTCCCCCTCGTCTACCGCCGGCGTGAACTGCAGAGCGGGGTCCACGAGCCGACACAGCGCGTCGGCCAGCGGCAGCCCCGCAACCACGCCCGCCTCCTTCGCCACGAGCCGGCCGTCCAGTTGGGCGTCAGCCCCCAGGGTGGCCGTGCTCGTGACGTCCCGGCGCGACGGGGCCTCTCCCCCGAACGCCCACTCGCCATCGGGGCCTACGTCCTCCGCGATGCTCAGCCGCAGGAGCGACAGCACGGAGGGGGAACGAAGGGCGTCCGGCAGCGCGCGCCGGGCCCGCTCTCGGGGCGACGCGACGGTCGTAGGGTCGGTGCTCACAGTGTTGCGGGATCGAACAATCGTACAGCGTGCGAGGGGGCCTACGGGGCCGGCGGGGCGTCCGGGCGTTCCATGTAATGGCACCCCACGGAGGTCTCGTTCGCCTTGGCCGCCTCGGCAACCAGGCGGGCCCCCGTGCAGGCCGATCGGAGTTCGTGGACGCCGCGCCGGGCACTGGGGTCCGTCCAGGCCTCCACGTCCGCCTCCAGGGCGTGCAGGGCGTCGAGGGCCCGTTGGAGGCCGTCGGGCGTACGGCGAAGGCCCACGTGCTCGTCCATGACCCGCTGGAGGCGCTCAACGGACGCGTCGAGGGCCGCGTCGGACGGCGGCGATCCGGCCGTCGTCGACAGGGAGACCTCCTGATCGGTTGGTGTCGACCCCGCGGCATCGGTCCCCGCCCGCAGCCCCCACACCAGGCCTTCCAGGAGCGACGTGGAGGCCAGTCGGTTCGCCCCGTGGACGCCCGTCCGGGCACACTCGCCCACGGCGTAGAGCCGACCGAGCGACGCCCGCCCATGGGTGTCTACATCGACGCCGCCACAGAGGAAGTGTTCGGCGGGCACCACGGGAATGCCGGTCGACGGGTCCACCCCGTGCTCCGCGCACATCGCCGCGAGGTCGGGAAAGGTCCCGGCAAAGTCGAACGACGACACGTCAAGCACGACGCGCCCGGTGCGTTCGTGCGCCTGCTCCACGGCGCGGGCCACCACGTCTCGGGGGGCCAGCTCGGCATCTTCGTGGACCGCGGGCATGAAGCGCTCCCCGTTCGCGTCGCGGAGGACCGCGCCCTCGCCCCGCACCGCCTCGCTCACCAGGAACGGATCGCCGTCCGCCACGCAGACGGTCGGGTGGAACTGCACGAACTCCATGTCGGCCGTCGCGGCCCCGGCGCGGTGCGCCATCGCGATGCCGTCCCCCGTCGCCCCCCCGGGGTTCGTAGAGCGGCTGTAGAGGGCCCCGATGCCGCCGGTGGCCAGGACGGTCGTCCCCGCGTGGAGGCGCTGCACCGCGTCCCCCGATTTGAGCAGGGCGCCGTGGACGTCGCCGTCCTGCTCCAGCAGGTCGATCGCGGCGGTGTCCCCCCGAATCTCCACGCGGTCGTGGGCGGCGAGGTAGCTGAGGAACGGCTCGTGGATGTGCCGCCCCGTCGACGCGTCGACGTGCAGGATGCGGTCTTCGGAGTGGGCGGCCTCGCGTCCATAGTGAAACGACGCGCCGTCGCCCCCGGTGTCGAAGTCCACCCCGAGCGTGTCGATGAGCACGTCCCGGACGGCGGCGTCGGCGTTCTGCACGAGCACGTCGAGGGCCTCGGGGTCGCTCGTGCCGCTGGAGGCCGTGTGGATGTCCTCCTTGAACTGGCGCGGCGCTGTGCGGGCCAC
This window encodes:
- the nadA gene encoding quinolinate synthase NadA — protein: MMNDAATLTDPDALYDILEERLEDRPSDQELRHKAEMAAEINALKQEQNAVILGHNYMEPALFHTIPDYTGSSLELSRRAAEAEADTIVFCGVRFMAETAKIVNPNKTVLLPAEEAGCSLAESITAEDVRRLRERYPGLPVVTYVNTYADVKAESDICCTSSNAAQVVESLDSDTVIFIPDEFLAQNVAQETGTDVLFPQKRERKDVGGDGAPTGGDGAPAEAADADLIGWEGRCVVHEMFQVEDVQQAREEHPDTVVLAHPECSPEVVEEADHSGSTSSMIDYVENTDAESYLLLTECSMGDNIMGANPDKNLLRMCWQRCPHMNQITLADTYRNLANNQYQIEIEEEVRLGALEAVERMLEIG
- the nadC gene encoding carboxylating nicotinate-nucleotide diphosphorylase, with protein sequence MSTDPTTVASPRERARRALPDALRSPSVLSLLRLSIAEDVGPDGEWAFGGEAPSRRDVTSTATLGADAQLDGRLVAKEAGVVAGLPLADALCRLVDPALQFTPAVDEGDRVEAGQLLATVEGPGRALLTAERPAINFAGRLSGIATLTRRFVDAVSHTEADILDTRKTLPGHRRPDKYAVRHGGGRNHRMGLYDRVLIKDNHIDGAGGIANAVRRARDTHGDDYPIEVEVKTLDELEEALALGPDSILLDNMPPETLRQAVARTDGRVPLEASGGVTLDTVSTIAETGVDAISVGALTHSPETLDLSMRIH
- a CDS encoding L-aspartate oxidase, with the protein product MTHSTTDILVLGSGIAGLSAALGAAREGAAVTLATKATQPEGASTWWAQGGIAVARTAPRQFKEDIHTASSGTSDPEALDVLVQNADAAVRDVLIDTLGVDFDTGGDGASFHYGREAAHSEDRILHVDASTGRHIHEPFLSYLAAHDRVEIRGDTAAIDLLEQDGDVHGALLKSGDAVQRLHAGTTVLATGGIGALYSRSTNPGGATGDGIAMAHRAGAATADMEFVQFHPTVCVADGDPFLVSEAVRGEGAVLRDANGERFMPAVHEDAELAPRDVVARAVEQAHERTGRVVLDVSSFDFAGTFPDLAAMCAEHGVDPSTGIPVVPAEHFLCGGVDVDTHGRASLGRLYAVGECARTGVHGANRLASTSLLEGLVWGLRAGTDAAGSTPTDQEVSLSTTAGSPPSDAALDASVERLQRVMDEHVGLRRTPDGLQRALDALHALEADVEAWTDPSARRGVHELRSACTGARLVAEAAKANETSVGCHYMERPDAPPAP